A stretch of DNA from Pseudonocardia hierapolitana:
ACGCGCGATTCCCCAGACACGGGCGAGCATCCGGTGACCGTACCGGTCGACGTGCTGCGCCCCGTCCTCACCCGCGGCGCTATCGTTTCCGCAGAACCACGGACGCGGGAGGTGAGACCGATCGACCCACGACCATGGGCGCTCTCCTCCCAGCGCACGGAGTAGCGCCCTCCGGCTCCATCGGAAGGCACCCCGTGACCTCCACCCCGCTTCCCGCCCCCGCCACCAACGTCATCGCCCGGCTGCGGGCGGCAGGCTGCGTCTTCGCCGAGGACGAGGCCCGGCTCCTCGTCGAGACCGCCCGCACGCCCGCCGAGCTCGCCGACATGGTCGAGCGGCGCGTCGCCGGGCTCCCGCTCGAGCACGTACTGGGCTGGGCCGAGTTCGCCGGCCTGCGCATCTCGGTCGACCCCGGCGTCTTCGTCCCCCGCCGCCGCACGGAGCTCCTCGCCCGGGAGGCTGCGGCACTGGCCCGGCCGGGCGCCGTCGTCGTCGACCTCTGCTGCGGGTCCGGCGCCGTCGGCGTCGCGGTGGCCGTCACCGTGCCGGGCATCGAGCTGCACGCCGCCGACGTCGACCCCGCCGCCGTCCGCTGCGCCCGGCGCAACGTCGCCGCCGTCGGCGGGCAGGTGTACGAGGGCGACCTCGACGCCCCGCTGCCCCCGACGCTGAGCGGGCGGGTGGACGTCCTTCTCGCGAACGCGCCCTACGTGCCCACCGACGCGGTCGGGCTGATGCCGCCCGAGGCGCGGCTGCACGAGCCACGCGTGGCCCTCGACGGCGGCGCGGACGGCCTCGACATCCAGCGTCGCCTGGCCTCCGCGGCTCCCCGCTGGCTCCGCCCCGGTGGGCACCTCCTGATCGAGACGAGCGAGCGCCAGGCCGCGCACACGGCCGCGGCGATCACGGCCGCGGGCCTCACCGCGCGGGTCGTGCAGGATGCGGAGCTCGACGCCACGGCGGTGATCGGTCGCCGTCCCGCCGGCCTCCGGACGGGTCCAGCTAGTCGCGGTGGGCCGTCTCCAGGCTGAAGGCGGGCAGGCACACCGCCACGTACTCGGCGCCTTCGGCCCCGGCGAGCTGTAGCGCACCCACTCCCCCGCCGCCGTGTGCACGGCCTGCCCTGCGGTCACCGTCAGCTCGCCGCCCTCGTGTTCCACTCGCAGCGCGCCGCGCAGCACCAGCGTGAACTCGTCGAACTCCGGTCGCTGACCGGGCTCGGACCAACCCGCGGGGCTGCGCATGTGGGCCACCGAGAGCCGGGCGTCGCCGGTGTTCACCCGGCCCACGTACTCGTCGATGGTCTTGGGCGGCTCGCCTGCGGCCGTCACGCGGCTGGGGTTCTCGATCAGTCTGGGCACATGCGGAATCCTCGTGAACGCGGCGGGTACCGTCGGAGGCGGGGGTGTCGACCATGGCGAACGAGGCCTACTGGGCTCGCTACGAGTCCACGATCGACAAGCAGATCCGCATGGCGGAGGAGCGCGGCGACTTCGCCGACCTGCCGGGCAAGGGCAAGCCCCTGTCCGGCCTCGACGAACCGTACGACGAGAACTGGTGGGTCAGGCGCTGGGTCCAGCGCGAGGGCGTGCCGTCCGAGGGCCTGCTGCCCACCCCGCTGCAGCTGCGCAAGGAGGCCGAGCGGCTCCCCGAGACGGTGCGTGACCTGCCCACCGAGGAGGCCGTGCGCGCCGCGGTCGGCGAGCTGAACCGGCGCATCGCGGAGTGGGTGCGCGCACCGTCGGGGCCGGCCGTTCCGGTGCGGAAGGTCGACGCCGAGGCGATCGTGCAGGGCTGGCGGGCGGCGCGTTCACCCGCACCGCGGGCACCGGTGGCCGGCGCGACCACCCGCAGACGGTGGTGGCGCCGGAAGTAATCCGCGACCCGACCCCAACCACGAACACACCCGACCGGTCTTCCTGCTCGACGAGAACGAGCCTGCAGGAGGACGACCGTGTTGCGCTTGGGAGCCGATGACCCCTACCAGGTCGGCCCGTTCCGGATCCTGGCCCGGCTGGGGTCCGGCGGGATGGGCCAGGTCTACCTCGGGGTCGGTCTGCACCGCGAGCTCGTCGCGGTCAAGCTGATCCACCGCGCGTTCGCGTCCGACCCGGGCTTCCGGGCCAGGTTCCGGCACGAGGTCGCGGTGGGCATGCGGGTGCGCGGCCCCTGGACGGCGGCCGTGGTCGCCGCCGACCCGGACGCGCCGGTCCCGTGGCTCGCCTCCGAGTACGTCCCCGGAGCCGGCCTCGACCGGGCGGTGGTCGAGACCGGCCCGCTGCCGCCGCAGTCGTTGCACGTCCTCGCGGCCGGGCTCGCCGCGGCGCTGGCCACCGTCCACGCCACCGGTCTCGTGCACCGCGACGTCAAGCCCGCGAACGTGCTGCTCGCGGGCGACGGGCCGCGCCTGATCGACATGGGCATCTCCCGCGCCGCCGACGCCACTCAGCTCAGCACGACCGGAGCCCTCGTCGGCACGCCCGCGTTCATGTCCCCCGAACAGGCCGAGGGCATGGAGACCGGCCCGGCGTCGGACGTGTTCTCCCTCGGGGCACTGCTGGCCTTCGCCGCGCTCGGGCGCAGCCCGTTCGGCGATGCGAACCCCTTCGTCCAGCTCCGGCGCATCGTCGACGACCCCGCCGACCTGCTCGGGCTGGTCGGCCCGCTGCGCGGCCCGGTGGAGGCGTGCCTGGCCAAGAACCCTGCCGACCGCCCGACCGCGGCCGATCTCACCGCGCACTTCGGCCCGGTCCCCGCGCCGCCGCCCGGGGCGCCATCGGGCTCGTGGTTGCCGGCGTCCGTGGCCGCGATGCTTCCCCCGCCGCCGGACGTCCCGACCCTCATCGCGGCGGGCCAGGCCCGGAAGCCGATCATCGCCGCGGGGGCCACGCCCCGCGGGCGGGCCGTCGGCCGGCGCGCACTCCTCGTCGGAGGCTCCGGCCTGCTCGGACTCGCGGCGCTGGGCGGAGCCTTCGCCATCGCCCGGACCGTGCTCCCCACGCCACGCCCGCTGGAGACCCCGCAGCCGCAGACGTTGACCGTCGCGCCGGCGCCGACCACCGCCCCTTCCGCCGGATCCGCGGTGGTGGCCTGGACCGTGCAGGGCCCGCCCACGACCAGCGCGCTCCTCACCGACGGCCGCACCGTGTATGCGGGCGGCAGCGGCGCGGTCGTCGCGCTGGACGCGACCACCGGGCAGAAGCGCTGGGAGTACGCGGCACCGCCCGGCGGGGTCGGGTTCGATCCGTCCCGGGTGAAGTTCGCGATCGCCGACGGCACCGTCTACGTCGCCACCAACGGCGCCGCGATCGCCCTCGACGCGACGACCGGTCGGGAACGGTGGCGCCTCGTGTCGGACCTGACCGAGGGATACCGGTCCCTCGCCGGTATCGACGTGATCGCGGGCCCGGGTGTCGCCTACTTCGCCCACGGCCCGTCCCTCTTCTCGATGGACCCGGCCACGGCCGACACCCGCTGGACCCACGTCGTCGACGGCAACTTCGCCGCCTCCCCCGAGATCGACGGCGACCACGTGCTGATCAGCAACGGCAACGGCGTTGACGCGCTCCTCGCCGCCACCGGGCAGCTGGTGTGGCGCCGCGAGCCGGACGGCGACAACGCCACCGAGCTGGGCGTGGCGCACGGGATCGCGTTCCTCACCGTCAACGTCGGCGGGGTGGTCGCGCTCGACACGCCCACCGGCGCCGTGCGCTGGGAGGCCCGGGTCGGCAGCGGAGACCTCGCCGGTGCCGAACCCGATCGGCCGGTCGTGGTCGACGACGCCGTCATCGTGCGCGGCCGCGACGAGCAGCTGCACGCGTACGAGATCAGCGACGGGACGTTGCGCTGGTCGCTCCCGGACCGGACGAGAGGCGGCGGCACCGCCAAGGTCGCGCCGTTCGCCTTCCGCGACTCGACCGGCGGCCTGGTCTACACCGGCGACGACCGCGGCCGCATCTACGCGTTCGATGTCGCGGCCGGCACCCGGCAGTGGGCGTACGCGCCCACCCGGGGCTTCTCCGCCGTGCAGGTGATCACGGCAGCCGATCGGGTCGCGTTCACCGCGGGATCCGACGGCCGGATCTCGGCCATCAGGCCGGAATGAGGAGACCGGAGATGACGATCATGCCGAAGGTCCACGCCGCAGCCGCCGTGCAGGCACTGCACCCCACGGACCCCCACCGCATCGGCCCGTACCAGGTGCTCGGTGTGCTCGGCGCGGGCGG
This window harbors:
- a CDS encoding putative protein N(5)-glutamine methyltransferase; its protein translation is MTSTPLPAPATNVIARLRAAGCVFAEDEARLLVETARTPAELADMVERRVAGLPLEHVLGWAEFAGLRISVDPGVFVPRRRTELLAREAAALARPGAVVVDLCCGSGAVGVAVAVTVPGIELHAADVDPAAVRCARRNVAAVGGQVYEGDLDAPLPPTLSGRVDVLLANAPYVPTDAVGLMPPEARLHEPRVALDGGADGLDIQRRLASAAPRWLRPGGHLLIETSERQAAHTAAAITAAGLTARVVQDAELDATAVIGRRPAGLRTGPASRGGPSPG
- a CDS encoding PQQ-binding-like beta-propeller repeat protein; translated protein: MGADDPYQVGPFRILARLGSGGMGQVYLGVGLHRELVAVKLIHRAFASDPGFRARFRHEVAVGMRVRGPWTAAVVAADPDAPVPWLASEYVPGAGLDRAVVETGPLPPQSLHVLAAGLAAALATVHATGLVHRDVKPANVLLAGDGPRLIDMGISRAADATQLSTTGALVGTPAFMSPEQAEGMETGPASDVFSLGALLAFAALGRSPFGDANPFVQLRRIVDDPADLLGLVGPLRGPVEACLAKNPADRPTAADLTAHFGPVPAPPPGAPSGSWLPASVAAMLPPPPDVPTLIAAGQARKPIIAAGATPRGRAVGRRALLVGGSGLLGLAALGGAFAIARTVLPTPRPLETPQPQTLTVAPAPTTAPSAGSAVVAWTVQGPPTTSALLTDGRTVYAGGSGAVVALDATTGQKRWEYAAPPGGVGFDPSRVKFAIADGTVYVATNGAAIALDATTGRERWRLVSDLTEGYRSLAGIDVIAGPGVAYFAHGPSLFSMDPATADTRWTHVVDGNFAASPEIDGDHVLISNGNGVDALLAATGQLVWRREPDGDNATELGVAHGIAFLTVNVGGVVALDTPTGAVRWEARVGSGDLAGAEPDRPVVVDDAVIVRGRDEQLHAYEISDGTLRWSLPDRTRGGGTAKVAPFAFRDSTGGLVYTGDDRGRIYAFDVAAGTRQWAYAPTRGFSAVQVITAADRVAFTAGSDGRISAIRPE
- a CDS encoding DUF1992 domain-containing protein is translated as MANEAYWARYESTIDKQIRMAEERGDFADLPGKGKPLSGLDEPYDENWWVRRWVQREGVPSEGLLPTPLQLRKEAERLPETVRDLPTEEAVRAAVGELNRRIAEWVRAPSGPAVPVRKVDAEAIVQGWRAARSPAPRAPVAGATTRRRWWRRK